From the Lolium rigidum isolate FL_2022 chromosome 2, APGP_CSIRO_Lrig_0.1, whole genome shotgun sequence genome, one window contains:
- the LOC124688780 gene encoding uncharacterized protein LOC124688780, which translates to MSAIVAHDDDDDDWPAPPPPAPLHLLEVTVISAQDLHRKKLGRRVRAYAVAWTDGAARKLRTDVDLAGGADPTWNDRFLFRVDAEFLRSETAAVAVEVRAAGGVLGRDAVLGRTRIVVSTFVRPSRSAVAPSGRQVAALQLRRPRSLRPQGLVNVAVALLGAAQAQAVAPTYCAPGSTDAFAVKDLVAMRPAPALCAITEDAEDLDYGRRRQKPVVEYSGPLDPRRAAVEQSKLAMKLEKWRADLSPDRVDKDGNGVKRRWRRRTSCFGGAEWER; encoded by the coding sequence ATGTCGGCGATCGTCGcgcacgacgatgacgacgacgactggCCGGCGCCTCCGCCACCGGCCCCGCTCCACCTGCTGGAGGTCACCGTCATCTCCGCGCAGGACCTGCACCGCAAGAAGCTCGGCCGCCGCGTGCGCGCGTACGCCGTGGCGTGGACCGACGGCGCGGCGCGCAAGCTGCGCACGGACGTGGACCTCGCCGGCGGCGCCGACCCGACGTGGAACGACCGGTTCCTCTTCCGCGTCGACGCCGAGTTCCTGCGCTCCGAGACGGCCGCCGTCGCCGTGGAGGTgcgcgcggccggcggcgtgcTCGGCCGCGACGCCGTCCTCGGCCGCACGCGGATCGTCGTGAGCACCTTCGTGCGCCCGTCCCGGTCCGCCGTGGCCCCCTCGGGCAGGCAGGTGGCGGCGCTGCAGCTGCGGCGCCCGCGTTCGCTGCGTCCGCAGGGCTTGGTGAACGTGGCGGTGGCGCTGCTGGGCGCCGCCCAGGCGCAAGCCGTGGCGCCCACCTACTGCGCGCCGGGCTCCACGGACGCGTTCGCCGTGAAGGACCTCGTGGCGATgaggccggcgccggcgctctgCGCGATCACGGAGGACGCGGAGGATCTGGACTACGGGCGCCGCCGGCAGAAGCCGGTGGTGGAGTACTCCGGACCGCTGGACCCGAGGCGCGCAGCCGTGGAGCAGAGCAAGCTGGCCATGAAGCTCGAGAAGTGGAGGGCGGACCTGTCGCCGGACCGTGTGGACAAGGACGGCAACGGAGTGAAGCGGAGGTGGCGGCGCCGGACCTCATGCTTCGGcggcgcggagtgggaaaggtaa
- the LOC124693435 gene encoding 60S ribosomal protein L37-2, with amino-acid sequence MTKGTGSFGKRRNKTHTLCIRCGRRSFHLQKSTCSSCGYPAARIRKYNWSVKAIRRKTTGTGRMRYMRHVPRRFKSNFREGTEAAPRNKGASSSGN; translated from the exons ATG ACGAAGGGTACGGGCAGCTTCGGTAAGCGCCGGAACAAGACCCACACGCTGTGCATCCGGTGCGGCCGCCGCAGCTTCCACCTGCAGAAGAGCACCTGCTCCTCGTGCGGCTACCCTGCGGCCCGCATCCGCAAGT ACAACTGGAGTGTGAAGGCCATCAGGAGGAAGACCACTGGCACCGGGAGGATGAGGTACATGCGCCATGTGCCCAGGAGGTTCAAGAGCAACTTCAGAGAGG GAACTGAGGCCGCACCAAGGAACAAGGGAGCTTCGTCCAGCGGCAACTAG
- the LOC124693434 gene encoding nicotinamide/nicotinic acid mononucleotide adenylyltransferase-like isoform X2: MTMEVAEVALPTEKLSVDPNRGGASRGGVLLVATGSFNPPTYMHLRMFELAKDELQQRGYSVLGGYMSPVNDAYKKKDLLPAIHRIRLCELACGSSSFVMVDPWEAMQKGYQRTLTVLSRVKNSLCKDGLADQGSLKVMLLCGSDLLESFSTPGVWIPDQVRAICKDFGVVCIRREGNDVQRLISKSETLQECRDNIISVDEIVPNQISSSRVRECIRRCLSIKYLTCDEVIKYIREHKLYMEIEETDTRS; encoded by the exons ATGACCATGGAGGTGGCGGAAGTGGCTCTCCCCACGGAGAAGCTCTCCGTGGATCCAAATCG GGGTGGGGCAAGCCGAGGTGGAGTTTTGCTGGTGGCCACCGGGAGCTTCAACCCTCCCACCTACATGCACCTAAGAATGTTTG AGCTGGCAAAGGATGAATTGCAGCAGCGAGGGTACTCCGTGCTGGGTGGGTACATGTCCCCGGTGAATGATGCGTATAAGAAGAAG GACCTCTTACCGGCTATTCACCGAATCCGCCTTTGCGAACTGGCGTGCGGGAGCTCATCTTTCGTGATGGTTGATCCATGGGAG GCAATGCAGAAAGGTTATCAGCGCACTTTGACTGTTCTCTCGAGGGTTAAGAACTCTCTCTGCAAGGATGGCTTAGCTGATCAAG GTAGTCTCAAGGTAATGCTCTTATGTGGTTCTGACCTGCTTGAGTCTTTCAGCACCCCAGGAGTTTGGATTCCAGATCAG GTCAGGGCCATATGCAAAGACTTTGGTGTTGTTTGTATACGCAGAGAAGGAAATGATGTTCAAAGGCTAATATCCAAAAGCGAGACACTGCAAGAATGCAGG GATAACATCATTTCGGTTGATGAGATTGTGCCAAATCAGATCAGTTCATCCAGAGTAAG AGAATGTATAAGAAGATGTCTCTCAATAAAGTACCTCACTTGTGATGAAGTAATCAAGTACATTAGGGAGCACAAACTGTACATGGAAATTGAAGAGACTGATACCAGATCATGA
- the LOC124693434 gene encoding nicotinamide/nicotinic acid mononucleotide adenylyltransferase-like isoform X1 produces the protein MTMEVAEVALPTEKLSVDPNRGGASRGGVLLVATGSFNPPTYMHLRMFELAKDELQQRGYSVLGGYMSPVNDAYKKKDLLPAIHRIRLCELACGSSSFVMVDPWEAMQKGYQRTLTVLSRVKNSLCKDGLADQGIYGSLKVMLLCGSDLLESFSTPGVWIPDQVRAICKDFGVVCIRREGNDVQRLISKSETLQECRDNIISVDEIVPNQISSSRVRECIRRCLSIKYLTCDEVIKYIREHKLYMEIEETDTRS, from the exons ATGACCATGGAGGTGGCGGAAGTGGCTCTCCCCACGGAGAAGCTCTCCGTGGATCCAAATCG GGGTGGGGCAAGCCGAGGTGGAGTTTTGCTGGTGGCCACCGGGAGCTTCAACCCTCCCACCTACATGCACCTAAGAATGTTTG AGCTGGCAAAGGATGAATTGCAGCAGCGAGGGTACTCCGTGCTGGGTGGGTACATGTCCCCGGTGAATGATGCGTATAAGAAGAAG GACCTCTTACCGGCTATTCACCGAATCCGCCTTTGCGAACTGGCGTGCGGGAGCTCATCTTTCGTGATGGTTGATCCATGGGAG GCAATGCAGAAAGGTTATCAGCGCACTTTGACTGTTCTCTCGAGGGTTAAGAACTCTCTCTGCAAGGATGGCTTAGCTGATCAAGGTATATATG GTAGTCTCAAGGTAATGCTCTTATGTGGTTCTGACCTGCTTGAGTCTTTCAGCACCCCAGGAGTTTGGATTCCAGATCAG GTCAGGGCCATATGCAAAGACTTTGGTGTTGTTTGTATACGCAGAGAAGGAAATGATGTTCAAAGGCTAATATCCAAAAGCGAGACACTGCAAGAATGCAGG GATAACATCATTTCGGTTGATGAGATTGTGCCAAATCAGATCAGTTCATCCAGAGTAAG AGAATGTATAAGAAGATGTCTCTCAATAAAGTACCTCACTTGTGATGAAGTAATCAAGTACATTAGGGAGCACAAACTGTACATGGAAATTGAAGAGACTGATACCAGATCATGA
- the LOC124693433 gene encoding glutathionyl-hydroquinone reductase YqjG-like, whose protein sequence is MWSPPPPPLPLQLRRPTLPLLPQGRRRRRSRRLNRIAASQEDPLTALSRVLWGRALPPSQLVLVVRHGWTAAWRLLMRQLAPSDPATGAFTRTPSRFPAVVTTPAPAARLHLYVGLPCPWAHRALLVRALLGLEPRLPLSVAVPGDDGAWSFTPDSPDALYGERRLRDVYAARRGGFEGRASVPMLWDADRRDVVCNESIEIAKFLCTLTLPNPNAPDLWPPELRQEIDRWYGVIYPSVNNGVYRCGFAQSQAAYDTAASELFAALDMLEDHLSRSRYLCAAGSGMTLADVCLFTTLIRFDLVYNPLFRCSRRKLVEYPSLHAYTREIYQMPGVAETCDMSAIADGYFGTLFPLNPGGIQPVVPASCDREALMKPHGREALLPGRQQQGATASVG, encoded by the coding sequence gccgccgccgcagccgtcgCCTCAACCGCATCGCCGCCTCGCAGGAGGACCCCCTGACCGCCCTGTCCCGCGTCCTGTGGGGCCGCGCGCTGCCGCCGTCGcagctcgtcctcgtcgtccgccACGGCTGGACCGCCGCATGGCGCCTCCTCATGCGGCAGCTCGCGCCCTCCGACCCCGCCACGGGCGCCTTCACCCGCACCCCGTCCCGCTTCCCCGCCGTCGTCACCACCCCCGCCCCCGCCGCGCGCCTCCACCTCTACGTCGGCCTGCCCTGCCCCTGGGCGCACCGCGCGCTCCTCGTGCGCGCGCTCCTCGGCCTCGAGCCCCGCCTCCCGCTCTCCGTCGCCGtcccgggcgacgacggcgcgtgGTCCTTCACGCCCGACAGCCCCGACGCGCTCTACGGCGAGCGCCGGCTCCGGGACGTGTACGCCGCCCGGCGCGGCGGGTTCGAGGGCCGGGCGTCCGTGCCCATGCTCTGGGACGCCGACCGCCGCGACGTCGTCTGCAACGAGAGCATCGAGATCGCCAAGTTCCTCTGCACCCTCACCCTCCCCAACCCCAACGCCCCCGACCTCTGGCCGCCGGAGCTCCGGCAGGAGATCGACCGCTGGTACGGCGTCATCTACCCGAGCGTCAACAACGGCGTCTACCGCTGCGGGTTCGCGCAGAGCCAGGCGGCCTACGACACCGCCGCCAGCGAGCTCTTCGCCGCGCTGGACATGCTCGAGGACCACCTGTCCAGGTCCCGGTACCTGTGCGCCGCCGGCAGCGGCATGACGCTGGCCGACGTGTGCCTCTTCACGACGCTCATCCGGTTCGACCTGGTGTACAACCCGCTGTTCCGGTGCAGCAGGAGGAAGCTGGTGGAGTACCCCAGCCTGCACGCCTACACCCGGGAGATCTACCAGATGCCCGGCGTCGCCGAGACCTGCGACATGTCCGCCATCGCCGACGGCTACTTCGGCACGCTCTTCCCGCTCAACCCCGGTGGGATCCAGCCCGTCGTGCCGGCGAGCTGCGACCGGGAGGCGCTCATGAAACCTCATGGCAGGGAGGCATTGCTTCCTGGTAGGCAGCAGCAAGGAGCAACCGCTAGTGTTGGCTAG